The Carnobacterium mobile DSM 4848 genome includes a window with the following:
- a CDS encoding nucleoside 2-deoxyribosyltransferase, whose amino-acid sequence MTKKAYFASPLFSEMELMYNDYLVKEIKQKFSALDLYVPQEQTEINDKNAYADSIMIAKMDTDQLLSCDFMIAVLDGAAIDVGVATEIGVAYQAGIPIVGLYTDSRQQGATNQKKLEALQEIAESQFSYINLYTVGIVKTNGTIVNTAAELLKAITPYC is encoded by the coding sequence ATGACAAAAAAAGCGTATTTTGCAAGCCCCTTATTTTCAGAAATGGAACTTATGTACAACGATTACCTTGTAAAGGAAATCAAGCAGAAGTTTTCAGCACTTGATCTTTATGTACCTCAAGAACAAACCGAAATCAATGATAAGAATGCCTATGCGGATTCTATCATGATTGCTAAAATGGATACAGACCAATTATTAAGTTGTGATTTTATGATTGCTGTATTAGATGGAGCTGCTATTGATGTAGGCGTGGCTACTGAAATTGGTGTTGCTTATCAAGCAGGCATTCCGATCGTCGGGTTATATACCGATTCAAGACAACAAGGTGCAACCAATCAGAAAAAATTAGAAGCTCTTCAAGAAATTGCTGAATCTCAATTCTCTTATATCAACTTATATACAGTGGGAATTGTAAAAACAAATGGAACGATCGTCAATACTGCTGCTGAGCTACTTAAAGCCATCACGCCTTATTGTTAA
- a CDS encoding 3D domain-containing protein — MKIGKLVISSMMAFLLVSVIPTTAFASTLDEIQSQQQAKQEEMAKLDGEVNQTLVKVNEKNSELEKLKEKIEEKKGTIEKTTTEIKEQEEVVAARVEQAKERLQTIQTSEVNQNVIVSLFESESVSDLFNRAYVLATLQSAGNDQVNLAEKEQMKLADLKEKLNDEAVALESQTETAEKQKADLDKQVATLQKTMDENQDILNQLDKEKRAEETRLAEAKKAEEAAAAEKVKAAQASAKAEKEKAVQIAAAQEKETVEAAEKPAEKTKPAASTNSAKSETATQTEQQPAPATGKTLVVSATGYSTAEAGLSTHTATGIDLTKNPRVIAVDPRVIPLGTMIEVPGYGVAIAGDTGGAIKGNKIDVHFSSVAEANAWGRKTVTIKLLN, encoded by the coding sequence TTGAAAATTGGTAAATTAGTCATAAGTTCAATGATGGCATTTTTATTGGTCAGTGTTATTCCGACTACTGCATTTGCATCGACGTTAGATGAGATTCAATCTCAGCAACAGGCAAAACAAGAAGAAATGGCAAAATTAGATGGCGAAGTTAATCAAACACTGGTTAAAGTAAATGAAAAAAATTCAGAACTTGAAAAACTAAAAGAAAAGATTGAAGAAAAAAAAGGAACGATCGAAAAAACAACAACCGAAATAAAAGAACAAGAAGAAGTTGTTGCTGCTCGCGTCGAACAAGCGAAAGAACGACTACAGACGATTCAAACTTCTGAAGTGAATCAAAACGTAATTGTTTCATTATTTGAATCAGAAAGTGTATCAGATTTATTTAATCGGGCTTATGTCTTAGCTACATTGCAATCAGCCGGAAATGATCAAGTTAATTTGGCAGAAAAAGAACAAATGAAGTTAGCAGACTTAAAAGAAAAATTGAATGATGAAGCTGTGGCATTAGAAAGCCAAACAGAAACAGCAGAAAAACAAAAAGCTGATCTAGATAAGCAAGTGGCAACTTTGCAAAAAACGATGGATGAGAATCAAGATATTCTAAATCAATTAGATAAAGAAAAAAGAGCAGAAGAAACAAGACTAGCAGAAGCAAAGAAAGCAGAAGAAGCAGCTGCTGCTGAAAAAGTAAAAGCAGCTCAAGCTTCAGCTAAAGCAGAAAAAGAAAAAGCGGTTCAAATTGCAGCTGCTCAAGAAAAAGAAACAGTAGAAGCTGCAGAAAAACCTGCAGAAAAAACCAAACCAGCTGCATCAACGAATTCAGCGAAATCAGAGACTGCAACTCAAACAGAACAACAACCTGCTCCTGCGACCGGAAAAACACTTGTTGTTTCCGCAACTGGCTATTCAACAGCTGAAGCAGGACTAAGCACGCATACAGCAACTGGAATTGATTTAACGAAAAACCCAAGAGTTATTGCTGTTGACCCACGTGTTATTCCTTTAGGTACTATGATCGAAGTACCAGGTTATGGTGTAGCAATTGCCGGAGATACTGGCGGAGCCATTAAAGGCAATAAAATTGATGTTCACTTTTCATCTGTTGCTGAAGCCAATGCTTGGGGCAGAAAAACGGTTACGATCAAATTATTGAATTAA